The following proteins are encoded in a genomic region of Takifugu flavidus isolate HTHZ2018 chromosome 3, ASM371156v2, whole genome shotgun sequence:
- the si:dkey-19b23.8 gene encoding low density lipoprotein receptor adapter protein 1 isoform X1 has protein sequence MRLCPDSGSGCNHATSTDCRRDSGRDVGEDGLTIGLAESSSKRSFKMSLSTFHLMQTIKNSPAALRRRFRRDRTESLSHGDPLFKVHYLGTEKIFSLDREQAQEAINHLLEGIANGKKLGKDHALVVRPRYVEVKELSTGRQLTKTYLQDIAYCAADANRPNVFLYICKHHGQQLQCRVFWCSRAERARDMTACLAHSFQRALSDWQQDGSATLPPGEGKGKRVEESSGSPANTKSSTLPASLGKVRWKKRGSVSRSPLRAISRRGSSSDSWN, from the exons ATGAGACTGTGTCCAG ATAGCGGCAGTGGATGCAACCACGCTACGTCGACAGACTGTCGGCGGGATAGCGGGAGAGACGTCGGAGAGGACGGTCTGACCATCGGGCTTGCTGAAAGTTCCTCCAAACGCAGTTTCAAAATGTCCCTGAGTACATTCCACCTCATGCAGACCATTAAGAACTCCCCCGCAGCGCTGCGGCGCCGCTTTCGCCGCGACCGCACCGAGTCTTTGTCCCACGGCGACCCTCTCTTCAAGGTGCACTACCTGGGCACGGAAAAGATCTTCTCCCTGGACCGGGAACAGGCCCAGGAGGCCATCAACCACTTGCTAGAAGGAATTGCGAACGGAAAGAAGCTGGGCAAAGATCACGCCCTGGTGGTGCGGCCGAGATACGTCGAGGTCAAAGAGCTGAGCACGGGCCGCCAGCTCACGAAGACCTACCTGCAGGACATTGCGTACTGCGCCGCCGACGCCAACCGGCCCAACGTCTTCCTGTACATCTGCAAGCACCacgggcagcagctgcagtgccGCGTGTTCTGGTGCAGCCGAGCGGAGCGGGCGCGCGACATGACCGCCTGTTTGGCACATTCCTTCCAGAGAGCGCTGAGCGACTGGCAGCAGGATGGCTCGGCCACGCTACCGCCGGGCGAGGGGAAGGGCAAACGGGTAGAGGAGTCCTCCGGCTCCCCTGCCAACACGAAGAGCTCCACGCTGCCCGCTAGCCTGGGAAAAG TTCGTTGGAAGAAGAGGGGCTCGGTGTCTCGTAGTCCCCTCagggccatcagcaggagaggaTCCTCCTCGGACAGCTGGAACTGA
- the man2b2 gene encoding epididymis-specific alpha-mannosidase yields MRSFWGVLACFVCCFDFFAVTEDDKPIQTFVIPHSHMDVGWVYTIQESMHAYAANVYTTVTEELSKAAERRFIAVEQEFFRLWWDTVATDTLKRQVRQLVKEGRLEFVLGGQVMHDEAVTDLEDEILQMTEGHGFLYETFGVRPQFSWHVDPFGASATTPVLFALAGFNAHVISRIDYDLKDAMQKDKKLQFVWGGSRSLKEKQLIFTHTMDQFSYCTPSHLPFSNSSGFYWNGVALFPDPPKDGVYPNMSLPVTKETVHAYAKTMVENIKQRAAWFRTNHVLWPWGCDKQFYNSSVQFSNMDPLMKYINQNSKQFGVTVQYSTLGEYFQAVHQSDLIWEQRGSEDFLPYSTEPHQAWTGFYASRNVLKGVARRASSQLHAAETLFTRYRICFPDGPVAKDWALDKLRALRWAVSEVQHHDGITGTESPEVADMYLQHLTQAMMDVEELLAALFLLPHGLDTSDITGSLYGKTDVDEGLEQHVIVYNPLAWNITTIINTTVTFPHATVFDDDGQPVPAQIQQSAHSNATFDLFMLVELGGLQHRKYLIKLSEKLCSQKSECGWTYRAKGVLFERRGVGGSPRTGRRLLPVLNECYRLMFDQDTNLLHSITHLQDKRRVRMTQDFWEYHANGDTKAGPISDNYIFTGNSSAVRAYKAVQMEIIPGKVVTEIRQLFFREESDRDYAFSITTRVPECYGSRVRCHRLEQTYSLGPLRLNTEVVLRSSTSLKNNQTVFTDDNGYQMMERKHRMFINNTIARNFFPMVRTAYIADALSRLVLVSDRAHGVSSQADGQLEVMLHRRLWNNLPWNLGYNLTLNDSSVVRPALWVTLGSVNTTSKLHQREAIELQHRPVVMAIDQPEKPRQVKEPRKGSPSLPVVLPPNLHLLSFSIPGWNYSSDHHVHLRRVQSGQELRSEPDYSRVLLRIMHIFEEGEDAELSKPVTINMKEVLQGVGEVKVLEERSLTGTWDIGSLQRWKWKTTNSHETDDKRQQGSAEFNVTIAPKEIRTFFVQFEARNF; encoded by the exons CCACTGTGACCGAGGAGCTGTCGAAGGCGGCGGAGCGCAGGTTCATCGCCGTGGAGCAGGAGTTCTTTAGGCTGTGGTGGGACACCGTGGCCACAGACACCCTCAAGAGACAA GTGCGGCAGCTCGTGAAAGAGGGCCGGCTTGAGTTCGTGCTCGGGGGTCAGGTGATGCACGACGAGGCGGTGACCGATCTGGAGGACGAGATTTTACAGATGACAG AGGGACACGGTTTCCTTTACGAGACTTTCGGGGTGCGTCCCCAATTTTCCTGGCACGTGGATCCGTTCGGAGCCTCGGCCACCACCCCGGTCCTCTTCGCCCTGGCTGGGTTTAACGCTCACGTCATCTCCCGCATAGACTACGACCTAAAAGACGCCATGCAGAAAGACAAA AAACTCCAGTTTGTATGGGGAGGCTCTCGCTCTTTAAAAGAGAAGCAACTGATCTTCACTCACACTATGGACCAGTTCAGCTACTGCACCCCGTCACACCTGCCCTTCTCCAACAG CTCTGGTTTCTACTGGAATGGAGTCGCCTTATTCCCTGACCCACCTAAGGATGGAGTTTACCCCAACATGAGCCTGCCCGTCACCAAGGAGACGGTGCACGCCTATGCAAAAACTATGGTGGAGAACATCAAGCAGAGAGCTGCCTGGTTTAGGACCAACCACGTTCTCTGGCCGTGG GGATGCGACAAACAGTTCTACAACTCATCGGTTCAGTTCAGCAACATGGATCCGCTAATGAAGTACATCAACCAGAACAGCAAACAGTTTGGGGTCACAGTCCAGTATTCCACTCTGGGTGAATACTTCCAAGCCGTCCACCAATCAGATCTTATCTGGGAGCAAAGGGGAAGTGAGGATTTTCTACCGTACTCTACAG AGCCGCACCAGGCGTGGACCGGGTTTTACGCCTCCAGGAATGTTCTGAAAGGAGTCGCCCGAAGGGCCAGTTCGCAGCTGCACGCGGCCGAGACTCTGTTCACCCGGTACAGAATTTGCTTTCCCGATGGACCCGTGGCTAAAGACTGGGCCCTGGACAAACTGAGGGCGCTCCGCTGGGCTGTGTCTGAG GTGCAACATCACGATGGCATCACTGGCACGGAGTCTCCAGAAGTGGCAGACATGTACCTGCAGCATCTGACACAGGCCATGATGGATGTGGAGGAGCTTCTGGCTGCGCTCTTCCTGCTGCCGCATGGCCTCGACACGTCCGACATTACGGGCAGCCTCTACGGCAAGACAG ATGTTGATGAAGGTTTGGAGCAACATGTCATTGTTTACAACCCGTTAGCATGGAACATCACCACTATCATCAACACGACTGTAACCTTCCCGCACGCCACCGTCTTTGATGATGACGGGCAGCCCGTGCCTGCacag ATTCAACAGTCGGCACATTCAAACGCGACCTTTGATCTCTTCATGCTGGTGGAACTGGGAGGTCTTCAGCACAGGAAGTACCTGATTAAGCTCTCAGAGAAGCTCTGTTCTCAGAAGTCTGAGTGTGGGTGGACTTACAGAGCTAAAGGCGTTCTGTTTGAGAGGCGTGGCGTCGGAGGGTCGCCGAGAACAGGGAGAAGGCTCCTGCCCGTTCTTAACGAGTGCTACAGACTGATGTTCGACCAGGATACAAACTTGCTCCACAGCATCACTCATCT TCAGGACAAAAGGAGGGTGAGGATGACTCAGGATTTCTGGGAGTACCATGCAAACGGCGACACAAAAGCAGGGCCCATCTCTGATAATTACATCTTCACCGGCAACAGTTCAGCCGTGCGGGCCTATAAAGCCGTGCAAATGGAGATTATTCCCGGGAAGGTCGTAACAGAGATCAGGCAGCTCTTCTTCAG GGAGGAGAGCGACCGGGACTACGCCTTCTCCATCACCACCCGCGTCCCGGAATGCTACGGGAGCAGAGTGAGGTGTCacaggctggagcagacgtACTCGCTGGGGCCCCTGCGCCTCAACACGGAGGTGGTCCTCAGGAGCAGCACCTCTCTGAAGAACAATCAAACCGTGTTCACAGACGATAACGGCTATCAAATGATGGAGCGCAAGCACAGGATGTTCATTAACAACACCATCGCAAGA AACTTTTTCCCCATGGTTCGGACGGCGTACATTGCAGACGCCCTCAGCAGGCTGGTGCTGGTCAGCGACAGAGCTCACGGCGTCTCCAGTCAAGCTGACGGACAGTTGGAG GTCATGCTCCATCGGCGTCTTTGGAACAACCTGCCGTGGAACCTGGGCTACAACCTGACGCTGAACGACAGCTCGGTGGTGCGGCCGGCTCTGTGGGTGACGCTGGGCTCCGTCAACACCACTTCCAAGCTTCACCAGAGGGAGGCGATagagctgcagcacaggcctgttgtcatggcgatAGACCAACCTG AAAAACCTCGGCAGGTGAAGGAACCCAGGAAAGGTTCTCCGTCGCTGCCAGTGGTTCTCCCGCCCaacctccacctgctcagctTCAGCATCCCTGGATGGAACTATAGCTCAGATCACCACGTGCACCTCAGACGGGTTCAGTCAG GTCAGGAGCTGCGTTCTGAACCGGACTACAGTCGGGTCCTGTTGAGGATCATGCACATTTTCGAGGAAGGAGAAGATGCAGAGCTTTCCAAACCCGTCACCATAAACATGAAG GAAGTCCTCCAAGGTGTGGGAGAAGTCAAAGTGCTTGAGGAGCGTTCTCTCACAGGAACCTGGGACATCGGCAGCCTGCAGAGGTGGAAGTGGAAGACAACAAATAGCCACGAAACCG ATGACAAACGGCAGCAGGGCAGCGCAGAGTTCAATGTGACCATCGCACCAAAAGAGATCAGGACCTTCTTTGTGCAGTTTGAAGCCAGGAACTTTTAG
- the si:dkey-19b23.7 gene encoding uncharacterized protein si:dkey-19b23.7, whose amino-acid sequence MSSKREKEQRRKLQQFLNDLALLGSLQGFKYFQPWLRGKEELLLTVVNEDLGWRSPGFVVSRASSSSATSSCNSSDVSTSSSSPSLDSRSSSPLPGEPGGPQPDTGAKTQPQAARRPCGEEHLLPASPSEQEIAVPEVNCTLFLLAGYIKYGRPYAWIRSNHERLVNIGGTVSMVKDTPMKLKSIADWQTRGVRVWDVVSELVCLCTIPSPSNPFALDTRYIKNLPLPDRFFVTGALLNFLETYVVYGNRDEIHYDKVVEEVKPLRRLHIQSLLELQRLRTPSSLAVQEPSAEE is encoded by the exons ATGAGCAGC AAAcgggagaaggagcagaggaggaagctgcagcagttcCTAAATGACCTGGCTCTGCTGGGATCACTACAG GGTTTTAAATACTTCCAGCCATGgctgagagggaaggaggagctgctgcttacAGTCGTGAATGAGGATCTG GGCTGGCGTTCACCGGGGTTCGTGGTGTCCagggcctcctcttcctcagccacCAGCAGCTGTAACAGCAGCGAcgtctccaccagcagcagctcccccagCCTGGACAGCCGGAGCAGCTCGCCCCTGCCCGGAGAGCCTGGAGGCCCGCAGCCCGACACTGGTGCCAAGACACAGCCACAGGCCGCCAG GCGGCCCTGCGGCGAGGAGCATCTCCTCCCAGCCTCCCCCAGTGAACAGGAGATAGCGGTGCCT GAGGTGAACTGCACTCTGTTTTTATTGGCCGGCTACATCAAGTACGGGCGGCCCTACGCCTGGATACGTTCCAACCACGAGCGCCTGGTCAACATCGGAGGCACCGTCTCCATGGTCAAGGACACGCCCATGAAGCTCAAGTCCATCGCAGACTGGCAGACACGAG GTGTTCGGGTGTGGGACGTCGTCAGCGAGCTGGTGTGCCTGTGCACCATCCCCTCTCCATCCAACCCCTTCGCACTGGACACGCGCTACATCAAAAACCTTCCCCTCCCCGACCGCTTCTTCGTCACGGGCGCCCTCCTGAACTTTCTAGAGACGTACGTGGTCTACGGCAACCGGGACGAGATACACTACGACAAAG ttgtggaggaggtgaagccTCTGAGGCGCCTCCACATCCAGTCccttctggagctgcagcggctCAGAACGCCCAGCAGCCTGGCGGTCCAGGAACCATCAGCAGAGGAGTGA
- the si:dkey-19b23.8 gene encoding low density lipoprotein receptor adapter protein 1 isoform X2, protein MSLSTFHLMQTIKNSPAALRRRFRRDRTESLSHGDPLFKVHYLGTEKIFSLDREQAQEAINHLLEGIANGKKLGKDHALVVRPRYVEVKELSTGRQLTKTYLQDIAYCAADANRPNVFLYICKHHGQQLQCRVFWCSRAERARDMTACLAHSFQRALSDWQQDGSATLPPGEGKGKRVEESSGSPANTKSSTLPASLGKVRWKKRGSVSRSPLRAISRRGSSSDSWN, encoded by the exons ATGTCCCTGAGTACATTCCACCTCATGCAGACCATTAAGAACTCCCCCGCAGCGCTGCGGCGCCGCTTTCGCCGCGACCGCACCGAGTCTTTGTCCCACGGCGACCCTCTCTTCAAGGTGCACTACCTGGGCACGGAAAAGATCTTCTCCCTGGACCGGGAACAGGCCCAGGAGGCCATCAACCACTTGCTAGAAGGAATTGCGAACGGAAAGAAGCTGGGCAAAGATCACGCCCTGGTGGTGCGGCCGAGATACGTCGAGGTCAAAGAGCTGAGCACGGGCCGCCAGCTCACGAAGACCTACCTGCAGGACATTGCGTACTGCGCCGCCGACGCCAACCGGCCCAACGTCTTCCTGTACATCTGCAAGCACCacgggcagcagctgcagtgccGCGTGTTCTGGTGCAGCCGAGCGGAGCGGGCGCGCGACATGACCGCCTGTTTGGCACATTCCTTCCAGAGAGCGCTGAGCGACTGGCAGCAGGATGGCTCGGCCACGCTACCGCCGGGCGAGGGGAAGGGCAAACGGGTAGAGGAGTCCTCCGGCTCCCCTGCCAACACGAAGAGCTCCACGCTGCCCGCTAGCCTGGGAAAAG TTCGTTGGAAGAAGAGGGGCTCGGTGTCTCGTAGTCCCCTCagggccatcagcaggagaggaTCCTCCTCGGACAGCTGGAACTGA